One Aestuariirhabdus haliotis genomic region harbors:
- a CDS encoding LacI family transcriptional regulator, producing the protein MSKGSGFKIEMSQSGDSSVVEASNGQLSISVPINLKRRSGRQLITLPDGSSHEPRPWDTDPTPLQLALARGHCWLAMLETGQAKSLREIAEKEGVDNSYVSRMVNLTTLAPDIVEAILDDQLPPTVTLFDLAVDPPRLWSEQRNRIFYL; encoded by the coding sequence ATGAGTAAAGGTAGCGGCTTTAAAATTGAAATGAGTCAGTCAGGTGACTCAAGCGTTGTTGAAGCCAGTAATGGCCAACTCAGCATTTCGGTGCCTATCAACTTAAAACGCCGAAGCGGCCGACAACTTATTACTCTACCTGATGGCTCCTCCCATGAGCCCAGGCCATGGGATACTGATCCAACACCACTGCAGCTAGCTCTGGCACGCGGCCATTGCTGGCTCGCCATGCTGGAAACCGGACAAGCTAAATCCCTAAGGGAAATTGCAGAGAAAGAAGGCGTCGATAACAGCTACGTCAGCCGAATGGTTAACCTGACTACGCTTGCGCCAGATATCGTTGAGGCCATTCTTGACGACCAATTGCCACCGACCGTGACCTTGTTTGATCTGGCCGTAGATCCGCCTAGGCTATGGAGTGAGCAAAGGAATCGTATTTTTTATCTTTAA